Part of the Musa acuminata AAA Group cultivar baxijiao chromosome BXJ2-7, Cavendish_Baxijiao_AAA, whole genome shotgun sequence genome is shown below.
CACCAATTTAACTGGTTTGGTACAAGCATATAAGTTTTACTGCTGGTTCAGACATCAAACTGTTGTTGTAGGCTACCTACCATAAGGCATTAGATTACAACTCCTTGGCAATGCACGGATCTTTACAGCATCAAATCCTCGTTTTGGCACTGCATAATTTAGATTAGATCTCAATTTCGAGCTTCTCCGTGCCGCCCACATCtttgcttcttcttccttccgTCTCTGGAGTTCCCTTGTATCTGTAGAAATGAGCACAGACCAGGAAATAGAGCAGGTTGGCGACGCCCAACAAGGCTACCATGTAGTAGAAGTAGTCCACCCTGCCGACGTTGATGTTGTCGTCCAGCCAACCCGTTCGACCTTCGCCGCCGGTTCTCCTCCGGACTAGGGCGACGAGCAGCGCGCTCAGGTAGCTCGCGCCGGATATGGAGCAGTAGAACAGCGAGCCGGCCAACGTCTGCATGTGCTCCGGGAACTGCCGGTTGTAGAACTCGATCTGCCCCACCGCGTTGAAGGCCTCGGCGACGCCCACCAGGCAGAGCTGCGGCGCGAGCCACAGCACGGAGAGGGGCGAGGTCCCGTTGGCGCCGCCGTGGGCCAGGGCTGAGTTCCTCCGCTTATGTTCCACCAGCCCGGCCACCACCATGGACGCGACGGCGATGACCATCCCCGCGCCTTGACGTTGGAGGATGGTGATGCCGCTCTCGTTGCCGGTGATCCTTCGGGCCACGGGGACGAGCACGCGGTCGTAGACGGGGATGAACAAGGTGAGGGCCACCATGGCGATGGTGGCCAGGGAACCGGGGGGGATCTGGAAGCTGCGGCCGAGGTGGCGGTCCATCTTCAAGGCCTGGAGCACCGTTAAGCTCCACTGCTGGATTAGTGCGACGAAGCAGATGATGCCGGACGCCCAAATGGGCACGATCCGTATCAGGcacttcacctcctcgatctgctgCACGCTGCAGAGTCTCCAGGGATTCACGGGGAACCCGTCTTCCTTCGTTTCTCCCTCGCATATGATAGCAGCTTTGTTCAGGAACCTGTAACCGGATGCAAATCCAGTGCTCAACTCTTGTCTATCTGAGGAATCCAATCCTTCCATCTGAGCTAATCGGAGTATTACGCGATGCATTGCGAGTGACATGTAGCTGAGGTTTCTTTTACCTGAACTGAAGTGTGAGGGGAAGCTTCGTCATCCGCTCGGTCTCCCTAGCTAGAGTGTTGTACAAAGACGATTCCTGCTCCACCGCATCGTCTGGCGCCGGCAGCCGGAGCCTCCGCTTCCTGAACGCCGCCACGAAGACCTGCACGATGCCTGAGAAGACGCTGCCTTCCGGCGGCACGAACACGTAGAGCCTGACTCCCGCGAAGAAGACGACGATCGAGAGGAGCATCAGCGCGGTGGGGATGCCGAACCCAATGGGCCAGCTGATGCTGTCTTGCACGTAGACCACCGCCGTCAACGCCAGCACAACGGCTGCAGTGGAGGTGGCGTAGTACCAGTTGAAGAAGCTGTTCAGGCCGCGCCGCCCGCGCTCGGTGGCGGGGTCGAACTGGTCGACGCCGAAAGGGAGGTTGCAGGGGCGGATGCCGCCGGAGCCGATGACGAGGAGGACGAGGGAGAGCCAGAGGACGGCCAGTTGGAGTCCGGACGGGCCCGTGCATTGCCCTGCTTGCTGTTCGGCCATGCTGCAGCTGGGCGGCCGGAGCTGGGGAACTGCTGCGGTGAGGGTGAGGAGCAGCATGCCCTGAACCAACCACCATCACAGGCATTACTCGATCGGTGATCCAAATGACCCGAGAACATGCTCACGGAAACAACTACATCTCTATCTTCTTCGACATGGATTGAATTCCAGCATGCAATCGAAAGACAAAATCGACTATGATATATTGCTCGATCGATCGATGATCCGAATGACTCGAGAACATGCTCACAGAAACAACTTCACTATCTTTTTCGACATGGATTGAACTCCAGCATGCAATCTAAGATAATATCGCCTATAATTTATAGctctcaaaaaagaaaatagTTTGGTTTCATGGATTTCTTATTTCTATGTGAAAACgagatttctttttttcttttttacagaaAGTAAATGATTAAGACGAAATTTGATCTTAGAATAATATGTCAAAATCTTAAATACAACtatccaaaataatattaataatcccTATATCATTTAACATGAATTATAATGATAAGGTACCCTTAAATATTATTCGATTAGAATATGAACTCTGACTGCTTGTGTATTACtaaaatttaaatctaattaatttattttaaatatcatggtatGAGTTTAATAGACTAATTGACTTATCAATTTCGTCTAACTtaaatcattgatcaaaataattaaattaaaattaataataatatattcatcggaTCTCCTTCATAAGTAAATCTTAGTTTTATCTACTTCGGAGGGTGAGACTAATCGAAATGTTACATCGAACCTAATCAAAAATTT
Proteins encoded:
- the LOC135616529 gene encoding protein NRT1/ PTR FAMILY 2.13-like, whose amino-acid sequence is MRRSALRQFLDCMACDPLVRRGNAASGGVNDGDGDVLEPEKKGPQGWKCMPCIIGNETFEKVASFGVSANFTVYLVKRFHMKQVVAVNTINIFIGTTNFAPLLGAFVSDAYCGRFRTIAYASVVSFLGMLLLTLTAAVPQLRPPSCSMAEQQAGQCTGPSGLQLAVLWLSLVLLVIGSGGIRPCNLPFGVDQFDPATERGRRGLNSFFNWYYATSTAAVVLALTAVVYVQDSISWPIGFGIPTALMLLSIVVFFAGVRLYVFVPPEGSVFSGIVQVFVAAFRKRRLRLPAPDDAVEQESSLYNTLARETERMTKLPLTLQFRFLNKAAIICEGETKEDGFPVNPWRLCSVQQIEEVKCLIRIVPIWASGIICFVALIQQWSLTVLQALKMDRHLGRSFQIPPGSLATIAMVALTLFIPVYDRVLVPVARRITGNESGITILQRQGAGMVIAVASMVVAGLVEHKRRNSALAHGGANGTSPLSVLWLAPQLCLVGVAEAFNAVGQIEFYNRQFPEHMQTLAGSLFYCSISGASYLSALLVALVRRRTGGEGRTGWLDDNINVGRVDYFYYMVALLGVANLLYFLVCAHFYRYKGTPETEGRRSKDVGGTEKLEIEI